A single window of Pyxicephalus adspersus chromosome 10, UCB_Pads_2.0, whole genome shotgun sequence DNA harbors:
- the LOC140339073 gene encoding uncharacterized protein isoform X1, whose amino-acid sequence MFFTPNADGRHSEHIARSKQHVRRGLTPIVKIKEEEIPADISVDLTNHRSTTQDKGTSCRYEPEYREDDVQHPVKEENLNIVVVDIGSENARGNEIGMRMEEMDMHSDIRTQYTKSRKGYIRKPYKKWWSPVKNHGVVHKMKYVRRRLPSEYIMNPEFLKEFINMYRSYPCLWNIKFADYSNKQKRMKAYEQLVQLCRTVCPTANIQFVKHKIANLRTVFKNEFNKVQVSKKTASCAADVYVPRLWYFDLLKFTLGQDPPEDGSAGMSDTSSMVSVPCIPSILKRPDTPEPQDSRMDEDGKMNPETLEESTNMSQVTSNSQSDDVEFEIHDEIMASIRRQRKRKMYNNTSEEELGERLLTQAAALLTKNNDEFDAFGFMVSSKLRRMDEQQRLLAEVLIMEVLYKGMLGQLTEDSLVCQYPAQFYQNQPSS is encoded by the exons ATGTTTTTTACCCCCAACGCAGACGGACGCCATTCAGAACATATAGCACGATCCAAACAACATGTCCGCAGAG GGTTGACACCTATCGTGAAGATCAAAGAGGAGGAAATTCCTGCTGATATCAGTGTGG ATTTGACCAACCACAGGTCCACCACCCAGGACAAAGGAACGAGCTGCCGCTATGAACCAGAATACAGAGAAGATGATGTCCAACACCCCGTTAAG GAGGAAAACCTTAATATTGTGGTGGTGGACATTGGTTCTGAAAATGCCAGAGGAAACGAGATCGGCATGAGGATGGAGGAAATGGACATGCACTCTGATATCCGGACTC agtaCACAAAATCCAGGAAGGGATATATTAGGAAGCCCTACAAAAAGTGGTGGTCCCCAGTGAAGAACCACGGAGTCGTCCATAAG ATGAAATACGTGAGGAGGAGGTTGCCTTCAGAATACATCATGAATCCAGAATTCCTCAAAGAGTTCATCAATATGTACCGCTCCTACCCGTGCCTGTGGAACATCAAATTCGCAGACTACTCCAACAAGCAGAAGCGTATGAAGGCCTATGAGCAACTGGTGCAGCTGTGCCGCACTGTGTGCCCAACGGCCAACATCCAATTCGTCAAACACAAGATCGCCAACCTGCGGACGGTCTTCAAGAACGAGTTCAACAAAGTTCAGGTGTCGAAGAAGACGGCCTCTTGTGCCGCCGATGTCTACGTACCACGCCTATGGTATTTCGATCTCCTGAAGTTCACGTTAGGTCAGGACCCTCCGGAGGACGGCAGCGCTGGCATGTCCGACACTTCCAGCATGGTCAGTGTACCCTGCATTCCAAGCATACTGAAGAGGCCCGATACGCCAGAACCTCAGGATTCACGAATGGACGAGGATGGCAAGATGAATCCCGAAACTCtagaagaatctacaaatatgtCTCAG GTGACCAGCAACAGCCAATCTGACGATGTGGAGTTTGAGATCCATGACGAAATTATGGCTTCCATCCGAcgacaaaggaaaagaaaaatgtacaataacACTAGTGAAGAGGAACTGGGGGAGCGGCTGCTCACCCAAGCCGCCGCTCTCCTCACCAAGAACAATGACGAGTTTGATGCATTCGGCTTCATGGTCTCTTCTAAGCTACGTAGGATGGATGAGCAGCAGAGACTGTTGGCTGAAGTCCTTATCATGGAAGTCTTGTACAAGGGCATGCTGGGCCAGCTGACGGAAGACAGTCTTGTATGCCAGTACCCGGCCCAATTCTACCAGAACCAACCCTCAAGCTGA
- the LOC140339073 gene encoding uncharacterized protein isoform X2 → MSAELGLTPIVKIKEEEIPADISVDLTNHRSTTQDKGTSCRYEPEYREDDVQHPVKEENLNIVVVDIGSENARGNEIGMRMEEMDMHSDIRTQYTKSRKGYIRKPYKKWWSPVKNHGVVHKMKYVRRRLPSEYIMNPEFLKEFINMYRSYPCLWNIKFADYSNKQKRMKAYEQLVQLCRTVCPTANIQFVKHKIANLRTVFKNEFNKVQVSKKTASCAADVYVPRLWYFDLLKFTLGQDPPEDGSAGMSDTSSMVSVPCIPSILKRPDTPEPQDSRMDEDGKMNPETLEESTNMSQVTSNSQSDDVEFEIHDEIMASIRRQRKRKMYNNTSEEELGERLLTQAAALLTKNNDEFDAFGFMVSSKLRRMDEQQRLLAEVLIMEVLYKGMLGQLTEDSLVCQYPAQFYQNQPSS, encoded by the exons ATGTCCGCAGAG CTAGGGTTGACACCTATCGTGAAGATCAAAGAGGAGGAAATTCCTGCTGATATCAGTGTGG ATTTGACCAACCACAGGTCCACCACCCAGGACAAAGGAACGAGCTGCCGCTATGAACCAGAATACAGAGAAGATGATGTCCAACACCCCGTTAAG GAGGAAAACCTTAATATTGTGGTGGTGGACATTGGTTCTGAAAATGCCAGAGGAAACGAGATCGGCATGAGGATGGAGGAAATGGACATGCACTCTGATATCCGGACTC agtaCACAAAATCCAGGAAGGGATATATTAGGAAGCCCTACAAAAAGTGGTGGTCCCCAGTGAAGAACCACGGAGTCGTCCATAAG ATGAAATACGTGAGGAGGAGGTTGCCTTCAGAATACATCATGAATCCAGAATTCCTCAAAGAGTTCATCAATATGTACCGCTCCTACCCGTGCCTGTGGAACATCAAATTCGCAGACTACTCCAACAAGCAGAAGCGTATGAAGGCCTATGAGCAACTGGTGCAGCTGTGCCGCACTGTGTGCCCAACGGCCAACATCCAATTCGTCAAACACAAGATCGCCAACCTGCGGACGGTCTTCAAGAACGAGTTCAACAAAGTTCAGGTGTCGAAGAAGACGGCCTCTTGTGCCGCCGATGTCTACGTACCACGCCTATGGTATTTCGATCTCCTGAAGTTCACGTTAGGTCAGGACCCTCCGGAGGACGGCAGCGCTGGCATGTCCGACACTTCCAGCATGGTCAGTGTACCCTGCATTCCAAGCATACTGAAGAGGCCCGATACGCCAGAACCTCAGGATTCACGAATGGACGAGGATGGCAAGATGAATCCCGAAACTCtagaagaatctacaaatatgtCTCAG GTGACCAGCAACAGCCAATCTGACGATGTGGAGTTTGAGATCCATGACGAAATTATGGCTTCCATCCGAcgacaaaggaaaagaaaaatgtacaataacACTAGTGAAGAGGAACTGGGGGAGCGGCTGCTCACCCAAGCCGCCGCTCTCCTCACCAAGAACAATGACGAGTTTGATGCATTCGGCTTCATGGTCTCTTCTAAGCTACGTAGGATGGATGAGCAGCAGAGACTGTTGGCTGAAGTCCTTATCATGGAAGTCTTGTACAAGGGCATGCTGGGCCAGCTGACGGAAGACAGTCTTGTATGCCAGTACCCGGCCCAATTCTACCAGAACCAACCCTCAAGCTGA